The following proteins come from a genomic window of Paenibacillus spongiae:
- a CDS encoding response regulator, which translates to MKVVIVDDHPLVRKGLIAVLANEEEIEVVGVSEGVEDALETIERTEPDLAIIDIRLGDQSGFELVENLRHLPCRFIMLTSSAAEFDVRRAEESGADGYVLKDSMPEELLLAIKMVGRGRKYFDQGLMEVLIRKEADDPLEKLTPKEREVLISLGEGLSNGAMAKKLMNSEFTVKKHVSRIFQKLNLSDRTQAALYAQSRGMATYSPPEDRGEENFDTTGTKV; encoded by the coding sequence ATGAAGGTCGTTATCGTTGATGACCATCCATTGGTCCGAAAAGGGTTGATTGCCGTTCTTGCAAATGAAGAGGAAATCGAAGTCGTCGGGGTATCGGAGGGGGTAGAAGATGCGCTGGAGACGATAGAGAGGACGGAGCCTGATTTGGCGATTATCGATATCAGGCTCGGAGATCAATCCGGGTTCGAATTGGTGGAAAATCTCCGTCATCTTCCATGCCGTTTCATCATGCTCACTTCGTCTGCGGCGGAATTTGATGTTCGCAGGGCCGAGGAGAGCGGCGCCGACGGCTATGTGTTGAAGGATTCAATGCCTGAGGAGCTCCTGCTCGCCATCAAAATGGTTGGCAGGGGACGAAAATACTTCGATCAAGGTCTCATGGAAGTGTTGATCCGGAAGGAAGCGGACGATCCGCTCGAGAAGCTGACGCCGAAGGAGAGAGAAGTGTTGATCTCGCTCGGCGAAGGATTGTCTAACGGCGCTATGGCGAAGAAGCTGATGAATAGCGAATTCACGGTCAAGAAACATGTCAGCCGCATCTTTCAAAAATTAAATCTGAGCGATCGCACCCAAGCTGCCCTTTATGCGCAGTCGCGGGGCATGGCGACTTATTCGCCGCCGGAGGATCGAGGAGAAGAGAATTTCGATACGACTGGTACTAAAGTGTAA
- a CDS encoding sensor histidine kinase codes for MTIQIESKRLLIEERNRIAEELHDCVSQHLFGIIYAIHSMKCGWKDMTEEQKLEQMKEIQEAASSASGELRATIHSLSSSKSGKASWIGIIKSHLANQAKLNGISIDFQAPKSCSLLSINHQKALYRIILEGVGNAIRHGESSCVHVELTLKQDAVKLMIEDNGVGFDVRSKMNKTNSGFGLCNMHALAVSLGGTFDIVSKEGFGTRILLWLPLADVVNANEATSQNTKSG; via the coding sequence ATGACAATTCAGATCGAATCCAAACGGCTTCTTATTGAGGAGCGAAACCGGATCGCCGAGGAGCTTCACGATTGCGTTTCCCAGCATTTGTTCGGTATCATTTACGCCATCCATTCCATGAAATGCGGCTGGAAAGACATGACCGAAGAACAAAAGCTGGAGCAGATGAAGGAAATCCAGGAAGCGGCCTCGTCGGCTTCCGGTGAACTGCGGGCCACGATTCACAGCCTTAGCTCATCCAAGAGCGGAAAAGCCTCCTGGATCGGAATTATCAAATCACATTTGGCCAATCAGGCCAAGCTCAACGGTATCAGCATCGATTTTCAAGCTCCCAAATCCTGCAGCCTCCTATCCATCAACCACCAGAAAGCTTTGTACCGAATCATTTTGGAAGGGGTGGGAAATGCGATCCGCCACGGCGAGAGCAGCTGCGTGCACGTCGAGTTGACCCTGAAGCAAGATGCCGTCAAACTCATGATTGAAGACAATGGGGTCGGTTTTGACGTCAGGTCTAAGATGAACAAAACCAATTCCGGCTTCGGGTTATGCAATATGCATGCGCTGGCCGTATCGCTTGGTGGCACTTTTGATATCGTGAGCAAGGAAGGATTCGGAACCCGGATACTTCTCTGGTTGCCGCTGGCCGACGTTGTCAACGCAAATGAAGCAACCAGTCAAAATACGAAAAGCGGGTGA
- a CDS encoding acyltransferase — protein MIRFGKGGHSLRELPWIKGKLYVNKSGTIRIGKRVRFVGKPWATQLTVETGAVLEIGDNTFINAGVGIAARHRVTIGANVKIGPRTSILDSTYHQLDVNDDPGSSKPIVIRNNVWIGTRCTILPGVTIGENSVVAAGSIVNKDVPKNVLVAGIPAKIIRELEIPEGWIRQ, from the coding sequence ATGATCAGATTTGGAAAAGGGGGTCACAGTCTGCGAGAACTTCCTTGGATTAAAGGAAAGCTGTACGTGAACAAATCGGGGACGATTCGAATAGGGAAACGAGTTCGATTCGTTGGAAAACCTTGGGCAACGCAGCTTACCGTAGAAACAGGAGCAGTATTGGAAATCGGCGATAATACGTTTATCAATGCAGGTGTCGGCATAGCCGCCCGTCACCGCGTTACGATCGGAGCCAATGTCAAAATCGGCCCTCGTACCAGCATCCTCGACAGTACCTATCATCAATTGGACGTTAACGACGATCCGGGTTCGAGCAAGCCGATCGTCATTCGGAACAATGTATGGATCGGAACGCGGTGCACGATCCTTCCCGGCGTGACAATCGGCGAGAACTCGGTCGTCGCCGCCGGTAGCATCGTGAATAAAGACGTTCCCAAAAATGTCCTTGTTGCCGGAATACCGGCAAAAATAATCCGTGAGCTCGAAATTCCAGAAGGATGGATCAGGCAGTAA
- a CDS encoding FAD-dependent oxidoreductase: MKQEVVYSDITVIGGGLAGVCAAVAAARAGQTVSLVQNRPVLGGNSSSEVRVWVCGATAHGTNRYARETGIMGEMFVENQFRNPDGNPYYWDLVVLETVRAEHNITLFLNTDVHEVEADGSEAERSIRSVTGWMMGSERRIRFESRMFLDCTGDGLVGFLAGAQYRIGREARDEYDEDWAPLAADGITLGSTLLFYTKDAGHPVKYVPPGFAVNIADTTIPLKRVIRSGDNGCAYWWIEWGGELDTVDDNERIRDELWSVIYGIWDFIKNSGQFDAQNMTLEWVGSVPGKREYRRFIGDYVLNQNDIVAQREFEDRVAFGGWSIDLHPPQGVYSTESGSKHLHADGIYHLPFRSLYSANVSNLMMAGRNISASHVAFGTTRVMATCAVIGEAAGLGAALSVRKGITPRELQRNHMGELQQTLLRCDASVIGLRNTDPDDLARQVEVTASSTRTRIAVEQPMESYSLEADVGLLVPADPEIGGLELLIDAEADAVLEAELWDTGRGENYVPHTRISSASVRVAKGGNQWVRLDLSWRPAAAQNAFIIIKANGKLSLGLSDQPHTGVLAFLKGPKPVVSSELEDHQPGQPVVQWSMRPFARKTFCFRLVSPTQAFSPDKAVDGYNRPYAGPHMWSSAPMQAGVDEWLELSWPDPVNVRTVHLTFNDDVNEDLINLHHHRTPFEVIPELVRNYTVQAESNGEWVTIAKGIDNRKRKQVHKLDAVMAASRLRITVQSVNGACHAEIVEVRVYAQL; this comes from the coding sequence GTGAAGCAGGAGGTTGTTTATTCGGATATCACCGTAATTGGAGGCGGGTTGGCAGGCGTATGCGCGGCAGTTGCCGCAGCAAGAGCGGGTCAAACCGTGTCGCTTGTGCAGAACCGGCCGGTGCTCGGCGGCAATTCCAGCAGTGAAGTGCGGGTATGGGTGTGCGGCGCGACCGCACACGGAACGAACCGTTATGCGCGGGAAACAGGCATCATGGGCGAGATGTTCGTCGAGAACCAATTCCGCAATCCGGACGGGAATCCGTATTACTGGGATCTGGTCGTGCTGGAGACGGTGCGTGCGGAGCACAATATTACGCTGTTTCTGAACACCGACGTGCACGAGGTGGAGGCGGACGGCAGCGAGGCCGAACGGTCGATTAGGTCGGTTACCGGCTGGATGATGGGCTCGGAACGGCGGATCCGCTTCGAGAGCAGGATGTTCCTCGATTGCACCGGCGATGGTCTCGTCGGCTTTCTTGCCGGGGCGCAGTACCGGATCGGCCGGGAGGCAAGAGACGAATACGATGAAGATTGGGCGCCGCTTGCGGCAGACGGCATCACGCTGGGCAGCACCCTGCTGTTCTATACGAAAGACGCCGGACATCCGGTCAAATACGTCCCGCCGGGCTTTGCGGTAAATATCGCCGACACAACCATTCCGCTCAAACGGGTCATTCGCAGCGGAGACAATGGCTGCGCGTATTGGTGGATCGAGTGGGGCGGGGAGCTCGATACGGTTGACGATAATGAACGGATTCGCGACGAGCTGTGGTCCGTCATTTACGGCATATGGGATTTCATTAAAAACTCCGGTCAGTTCGATGCGCAGAACATGACGCTGGAGTGGGTCGGCTCGGTGCCGGGTAAACGCGAGTACCGCCGTTTTATCGGAGACTATGTATTAAACCAGAACGATATCGTGGCGCAGCGGGAGTTCGAAGACCGCGTCGCGTTCGGCGGCTGGTCGATCGATCTGCATCCGCCGCAAGGCGTATATTCAACCGAAAGCGGCTCCAAGCATCTGCATGCCGACGGCATTTATCATCTTCCGTTCCGCTCGCTCTATTCCGCGAATGTCTCCAACCTGATGATGGCCGGCCGCAATATCAGCGCTTCGCATGTGGCCTTCGGTACGACCCGCGTTATGGCGACCTGCGCCGTAATTGGCGAGGCGGCCGGATTAGGCGCAGCGCTAAGCGTTCGGAAAGGAATAACGCCGCGCGAGCTGCAACGGAACCATATGGGGGAGCTGCAGCAGACGCTGCTGCGCTGCGACGCGTCAGTCATTGGACTGCGCAACACGGATCCGGACGATCTTGCGCGACAGGTGGAGGTGACGGCATCGAGCACGCGCACGCGAATTGCGGTCGAACAGCCGATGGAATCGTATTCGCTTGAGGCTGATGTGGGTCTGCTCGTGCCGGCCGATCCGGAAATCGGCGGCCTTGAGCTGTTGATCGACGCGGAGGCTGATGCCGTGCTGGAAGCCGAGCTGTGGGACACCGGCCGCGGTGAAAACTATGTGCCTCATACGCGGATTTCGTCTGCTTCCGTCCGGGTTGCCAAAGGCGGCAACCAGTGGGTGAGACTCGATCTGAGCTGGCGTCCGGCAGCGGCGCAGAACGCTTTTATTATTATTAAGGCGAACGGGAAGCTCTCGCTCGGTCTGTCCGATCAGCCGCATACGGGCGTGCTGGCTTTTCTGAAAGGTCCGAAGCCGGTCGTCTCGTCAGAGCTGGAGGATCATCAGCCGGGTCAGCCCGTCGTTCAGTGGAGCATGCGTCCGTTTGCCCGCAAAACGTTTTGCTTCCGGCTGGTTTCTCCGACGCAGGCATTCTCGCCGGACAAAGCGGTCGACGGCTATAACCGGCCGTATGCCGGTCCGCATATGTGGTCATCCGCACCGATGCAGGCCGGAGTGGACGAATGGCTGGAGCTCAGTTGGCCGGATCCGGTCAACGTGCGGACGGTTCACCTGACGTTCAACGACGATGTTAACGAGGATTTGATCAATCTGCATCATCACCGCACGCCGTTTGAAGTTATTCCCGAGCTGGTCCGCAATTATACCGTGCAGGCGGAGTCGAACGGAGAGTGGGTGACGATCGCCAAGGGGATCGACAACCGCAAGCGCAAACAGGTGCATAAGCTTGACGCGGTTATGGCTGCAAGTCGGCTTCGCATCACGGTACAGTCCGTCAACGGCGCCTGCCATGCTGAAATCGTCGAGGTCAGAGTGTACGCGCAGCTTTAA
- a CDS encoding AraC family transcriptional regulator, with product MNGEGFARLASHVYWHRKKQFALERDSYPYWTLFAAEEGRFSFAIGPNEGEAGFGDLVLCPPGTSFYRKTLETLSFHFLQFHWESGADNGKTPLWAGKLSVSDTERLSSDFAYLRRLPAYGKDDGAVRSCEEHLLNDLWRMAVMEQVVQINAGLTPTVDSHFQHARDYLLANAYSALSMRNLADAIGLTPVQLTRGFQSAYGMTPTEFVTGLRLDRACRLLEETALSIDRIAHMCGYENGFYLSRLFSRKKGISPSIYRQNRRV from the coding sequence ATGAACGGTGAAGGTTTCGCCCGATTGGCAAGTCACGTTTATTGGCACCGGAAAAAGCAATTTGCGCTCGAACGGGACAGCTATCCGTATTGGACGCTGTTTGCGGCCGAAGAAGGACGGTTCTCATTCGCGATCGGACCGAATGAAGGAGAGGCCGGTTTCGGCGACTTGGTTTTATGCCCGCCAGGTACGTCTTTTTATCGGAAGACGCTGGAGACGCTTTCCTTTCATTTTCTGCAGTTTCATTGGGAATCGGGAGCTGATAACGGTAAGACGCCTTTATGGGCGGGCAAGTTGAGCGTATCGGATACGGAACGGTTGTCCTCCGACTTCGCTTATTTGAGGAGACTGCCGGCATACGGCAAGGATGACGGGGCTGTTCGCTCCTGCGAAGAGCATCTATTAAACGATTTGTGGCGGATGGCGGTTATGGAGCAGGTTGTTCAGATCAATGCCGGACTGACGCCGACGGTCGATTCGCACTTTCAGCACGCCCGGGATTATCTGCTCGCGAATGCTTACAGTGCCTTGAGCATGCGGAACTTGGCGGACGCTATCGGGCTGACGCCCGTGCAGTTGACCCGCGGATTCCAATCGGCATACGGCATGACGCCGACTGAATTCGTAACCGGGCTGCGGCTCGACCGGGCATGCCGGCTGCTGGAGGAGACGGCGCTGAGCATCGATCGGATCGCTCACATGTGCGGGTATGAGAACGGCTTTTACTTAAGCCGCTTGTTCAGCCGCAAGAAAGGGATCAGCCCTTCCATATACCGTCAAAACCGCCGTGTGTAG